In Rhizobium sp. BG4, the genomic stretch GATCCTGCAGCATGCGCCGGTCGGCTTCGATCTGCGTTTCACCCGGACCACCCATGAATCCGCCACCGCCGCGCTGGCGCTCAAGGTGGGTCCAGCTGCGGACCAGGCGGCCCTTCTGGTAATTCAGGTGCGCGAGATCGACCTGCAGCGTGCCCTCCTTGGTGGAGGCGCGGCGGCCGAAGATTTCGAGGATAAGGCCCGTGCGGTCGATGACCTTGACGTTCCATGCCTTCTCGAGATTGCGCTGCTGAACCGGGGTCAGCGGGTGATCGACGATGACGAGACCCGAATCATGCTCGTCCAGCTTGGCCTTGATCTCTTCGATCTTGCCGGTGCCTAGCAGCGTTGCAGGCCGGGGATCATTGATCGGGACGACGGCGCCATAGACGACATCGAGGTCGATCGCTTCGGCGAGGCCGCTTGCTTCTTCAAGCCGGCTTTCCGGCGAACGTGTCGTGGAGATTGCACCATCGGATGCGGCGCCACGTCCCCGGCCCTGCTTGAGCACGGGCACGACGACGGTCGCACGCATATCGTCCCGGAGCTTTTCGGCTTCCGGGATGATGGAATCGTTCTTCGTATCGCGTGTCGAAATGACTTCTGATCCTATCAGGAAGCGGCTTCTTCGCTCTCGAACATCTGCATGGGCTGGCCCGGCATGATCGTCGAGATCGCGTGCTTATACACGAGTTGCGAATGACCGTCACGGCGAAGAAGAACGCAGAAATTGTCGAAAGACGTGACAACGCCCGTGAGCTTAACGCCGTTAATCAGAAAAATTGTAAGGGAAATCTTTTGCTTGCGAACAGTATTGAGAAATAAGTCCTGCAGATTCTGAGAACGTTCCGCCATCGCGCCGCTTCTTTCTTTATTGCCGGCGTGTTTCAGCCGGTAGAATACTAATCAACCTCTCCAGGCCATCGGCAGGTAACCCTCACCCCTGCGTCCAGCAAATCTTGGTATCAAATCGCAATCTTTTCCGCAACGTCGAAAAAGGCTTCCCGAATATTCTGCGACACGCTTCCGGGATGGCCATTGGCGATCGTCTGTCCATCGATGGAAACCACGGGAAAACAAATGCTTGTCGCCGCCGTGATGAAAACCTCGCGTGCAGCCAGCATTTCGGCAACGGTGAACTTACGTTCCGCGACCTTGAGGCCCAGTTTGGCGCCGACATCGAGCAAGGTGGTGCGGGTAATCCCTTTGAGGATGCCATGCTCTGCCGGACGGGTGACGAGCGTGCCGTCGGCATCGACGAACCAGACATTGGTTGCGGCACCCTCGGTAACGAAGCCGTCGCGGTCGACATAGATCGCTTCCTGGGCCCCGGCTTCCTTCGCCTGCTGGCGGGCCATGACGTTCGGCAGCAAACCGACGGTCTTGATATCGACGCGGTCCCAGCGGTTGTCGGACACGGTCACCGCCTTGATGCCATTGGCATTCTTCTTCGCAATAACCGATGCATCGGTGCTTTTCGCGGTGATGACGATCGACGGCTTGGTGCCTTCGGCCGGGAACACATGGTCACGGCGCGCGACGCCGCGGGTGACCTGCATGTAGAACAGGCCGTTCTTCACCTTGTTGCGCCGAACCGTCTCGCGAATCACATGCACCATCGCTGCCCGGCTCATCGGCGCGGCGATGCGCAGCTCGCTCAGCGAGCGGTGCAGGCGGTCGAGGTGACGGGTGATATCGACGATATAGCCGTGGCGGATTTCGCAGACCTCATAGACGCCATCAGCAAACTGATAGCCGCGGTCCTCGATATGAACGGCTGCTTCGGAATGCGTGACATACTGGCCGTTGACGTAGGAAATTCTGGGCATGGGAAACCTGATGCTGGGGCAATGACATGAACCGGCGCAGGATCTGCGCCGGCAAAAGCTTAGACGCCGAGCGACTTCAGCTTGCGGTGAAGCGCCGAGCGCTCCATGCCGACGAACTCGGCGGTGCGCGAGATATTGCCGCCGAAGCGGTTGATCTGGGCGATCAGATAATCCTTCTCGAACATCTCGCGCGCTTCACGCAGCGGCAGCGTCATGATGTGATAGTCGTTCTTGGCCGAGACCTTCGGCAGCATGTCGCCGAGGTCGGTCGGCAGCATGTCGGCGGTGATCGGCGCGTCCGGACCGTCGGAACGGGCAAGGATCATCAGACGCTCGATGTTGTTGCGGAGCTGGCGGATATTGCCCGGCCAGTCATGGGCCTGCAGAACCGCCATCGCGTCATCGCCGATGCGGCGCAAGCGAATGCCGGCCTGTTCGGAAATCTGACGCATCAGCTGATCGACGAGGAACGGAATGTCCTCGCGGCGCTCGGCCAGTGCCGGAACCCGGACCGGCACGACGGCCAGACGATGATAAAGGTCTTCGCGGAACCAGCCTTCGGCAATGCGGCTTTCGAGATTGTAGGCGGTCGAGGAGATGATGCGGACATCGACCTTCACGCGCTTGGAGCCGCCGACGCGCTCGAACTGCTGGTCGACGAGCACACGAAGGATCTTGTTCTGCGTCTCGCGCGGCATTTCGCCGACTTCGTCGAGATAGAGAATGCCGCGATGGGCCTCTTCCAGCGCGCCGATCTTGCGGGCCTGGCCGGGCGAACCCTCGGTGCCGAAGAGCGCGATTTCCATCCGGTCGGGGTGATGTTGGCGGCATTCAGCGCCACGAATGGACCATTGGCGCGCGTCGACTTCTTGTGAATCATCCGCGCCACCAGCTCCTTGCCGGAACCGGATGCGCCGAAGATCATGATGCGGCTGTTGGTCGGCGAGACCTTCTCGATCGTCTGGCGCAGCTGCGAGACGGCAACCGAGGTGCCGATCAGCTCGACGGCGTCGCCCGCCCGCTTCTTGAGCTCGGAGACTTCGCGCTTCAGCTTGGAATTTTCGAGCGCGCGCTCGGCGATCAGGATCAGGCGGTCAGCCTTGAAGGGCTTCTCGATGAAATCGAAAGCGCCGCGCTTGATGGCGGAAACGGCCGTTTCGATATTGCCATGACCCGAGATCATCACCACCGGAATATCGGGATGGCGCGTCTTGATCTCGTCGAGCAGCGACAGCCCGTCGAGCTTGCTGCCCTGCATCCAGATGTCGAGGAAGATCAGCCGCGGGGCGCGATCGGAAATCGCTGCCAGCGCACTATCGCTATCGTGAGCGGTGCGGGTTTCGTGGCCCTCGTCGGACAGTATCCCGGACACGATCTCGCGAATGTCATGCTCATCGTCGACGACGAGAATATCAGAGGCCATAAACGCTTTCCTTGTCGCTTTCGGCAGGGGCGGAGGATGCCGGCTCGAGACGCGGCAGATGCACGCGGATCATGGCTCCTCTTCCCTGGTCAAATTCTGCGGGCGCATCATGCAGCTCAAGCTGCCCGCCATGCTCTTCAATGATTTTCTTGACGATGGCGAGGCCCAGGCCTGTGCCCTTCTCCCGCATCGTCATGTAAGGCTCTAGAATGCTGTGCCGGTTTTCCACCGGCAGACCGCGGCCGTTATCGATGACATCGACGGTGAAGCGGTCACGGCCTTCGTCCATAGCTGCCCGCACCAGCACCTTACGCTCGTCGCGTTCTTCGCTCGGTACGGCTTCGATCGCCTCGACGGCGTTCTTGATCAGGTTGCCGAAGGCCTGACCCAGCATGCGGCTGTCGAACATGCCTTCAAGCGGCCGTTCGCCGAGCTCCTGCAGGAAGCTGACATGGGTGTTGCCCATCTCGCGCAGGAACATTGCGTCGCGCAGGATGTCGCGCAGATCGCTCGGTTCCTTGGTCGGCTTCGGCATGCGGGCGAAAGCCGAGAATTCGTCCACCATGCGGCCGATATCGCCGACCTGACGGATGATCGTGTCCGTGCACTGGTCGAAGACGGTCTTGTCGTCCTGATTGATCTGCTTGCCGTAGCGGCGCTGGATGCGCTCGGCCGACAGCTGGATCGGCGTCAGCGGGTTCTTGATCTCGTGGGCGATGCGGCGGGCAACGTCGCCCCAGGCGGTCGAACGCTGGGCAATGACGAGATCGGTGATGTCGTCGAGGGTGATGACGTAGGATTCGCCACTCTCCCTCACCTCTTCACGCGTCACCTGGACGCTGAGCGTACGGACCGTGCCGCCGCGCACCAGAGCGATCTGCTTGCGGAAATCGCCGCGGTAGCGCTGTGCGGCCTCGGTGAGGACCTGATCGACCTCGGGGGCGATATCGGAAAGCTGCTTGCCAAGCATATCGGGCGCTTCGAGCGCCATCAGCGTCTCGGCCGAGCTGTTGACGATGGTGATGCGGCGGTCGCTCTCGACGCCGATGACGGCAGCGGTAACGCCCGACAGCACGGCCTCGATGAAACGGCGGCGGTCGTCCACCTCGTCCTTCGCCTCGAGGATTTCGTCACGCTGGGTGCGGATTTCCGAGATCATCTTATTGAAGGTGCGCGACAGGTTGGCGACGTCGCCATCGACGGCGTGAACTGGGACGACGATATCCATATTGCCGGATGCAACGCTATCGGCAGCCGTGATCAGCAGCCGGATCGGGCGGACGATACGGTCGGCAACGGCAATCGCGGTCCAGATGGCGGCGAGCAGAACGATCAGCGCGAAACCGATATAGAGAACCGCAAAGGCGATCTGCAGTGAGACGCGCCCCGCCTCCATCGACTGATATTCGCTGGCATTTTCCTGCATCAGGCGCATCGCGCCCATGACCTTCGGATCGACGGCACGCACCGTGTAGAGGAATGCGTCAGGAATGGATTCGAGCTTGATGATGGCGCCGACGAGGTTGGTGACACCCGGAGGAATCAGCGTCGGCTGTCCGGCGGCGGCCTTGGTCAGCGCATCCTGCGGAATGGCCGGCAGCGGCTTCTCGGTCTTGATATCCGCCTGCGTGATCACCGCGCCGTTGCTTTCGACCAGGAAGGCGCCGAGCAGGCCGCGTCCTCGCGCCTGACGGGTCATCAGATCGGCGAAGCCGGTACGGTCGAGATTATAGAGCGTGCGGTTGCGCTCCAGGTCGTTCGCCATCGAGACCGTCTGGCCCTGAAGATAGCTGGCATTCTCCATCATGTAGGCCTGGCCGACATTGCGCGACGAGCTGACGATCGACTGGGTGCGCAGCGAGAACCACCGGTCGAGACCAGCGTTCAGCGTGATACTCGCAAAGAGGGCGACGAGGATCGCCGGGGTGATCGCCACCAGCGAGAAAAGCACGACGATGCGGATGTGAAGCCGCGCTGCGGCCCTTCCACGGGTTCGTGCCTTCATCAGTCGCGCAACCTCACGGCCGATCAGCGCCATCAGGCCAAGGACGAAGAAGGAATTGACGACGACGGAGGTGATGACGACGCGCGAGGTCGGCTCGATCGGCGTGAAGCCGAGCAGCACGAAGAGCGTTGCGGTGGCGCAGAGCAGCGCACCACCCGCCAGCATGAGGCCTGGCAATGCGAAAAGCGCGCGACGATCGGTAACGATCGCAACTCCCTCTTCACCCGCCGCAGGCGATGCCGCATCCTGCTTCATCAGGTCATTCTCCTGGCAGCAAATCGCCGCCACGCCACATCTGCAACCAACGGACCGGAAATCGAAAGCGTTCGCTCAATCCCTGAATGAAGAGATCAGCGGCACAGACCATCTGTTATGGTTACGATTGTCCAAACCCCATGCGTGACCTTTAAGCAACGCATTGTGGCGAAAATGCAACGCATCCCGCCACATTGTCAAGCTGTGCGGGAGCTCCGGTAGACCGAAACGCCGAGCTCACGGATCTTCTTGCGCAGCGTATTGCGGTTCAGACCGAGAAGATCGGCCGCCTTGATCTGGTTGCCGCGGGTCGCTGTCAGCGCTGCCAGGATCAGCGGATACTCCAGTTCCGTCAGAACACGGTCATAGAGGCCGGGCGGCGGCAGATTCTCGCCGAAGCTGGCGAAATAGGTGCGCATATTCTCTTCGACGGCCTGGGCGATGGTCATCGAACCCGAGCGGATCGGGCCCTTGTCGATCGGGCTATCAGGCACGTCGGAGCGCAGCTCGCTCTCGATGATTTCGCGGGTGATCACATCCTGTGGATAAAGTGCCATCAGGCGGCGGATCAGGTTCTCGAGCTCGCGAACGTTACCCGGCCAGGCATAGGCCTTCATCAGCTCCAGCGCTTCCTGGTCGAATCGCTTGGTGCCGAGACCTTCCTTTTCCGCCTGCTGGATGAAGTGACGGACGAGGTCGGGAATATCCTCCGCGCGGTCACGCAGCGGCGGCAGGCGCAGCGGCACGACGTTGAGGCGGTAATAGAGGTCCTCGCGGAACAGGCCCTGATTGATCGCCTGCTTCAGGTCCTTGTTGGTGGCGGCGACGATGCGCACGTCGGTGCGGATCGGCGTGCGGCCGCCGACGGTGGTGTATTCGCCCTGCTGCAGGACGCGGAGAAGACGAGTCTGCGCATCCATCGGCATATCGCCGATTTCGTCGAGGAAGAGCGTGCCGCCCTCGGCCTGTTCGAAACGGCCGGTCGAGCGGTTCTGCGCGCCGGTGAAGGCGCCCTTCTCGTGACCGAAGAGCTCGGACTCGATGAGATCGCGCGGGATGGCGGCCATGTTGATGGCGACGAAGGGACCGTTGCGGCGCTTGCCGTAATCGTGCAGCGCGCGGGCGACGAGTTCCTTGCCGGTACCGGACTCACCGGTGATCATCAGCGTCAGGTCGGTCTGCATCAGGCGCGCCAGCACGCGGTAGATTTCCTGCATCGCGGCGGAGCGGCCGACCAGCGGCATACCGTCCTGCATATCCTCGTCGAGCTTGGCGGGCTTCTTTTTCGGCTCGGCCAGCGCCCGGCCGATGATGCCGATCAGCTCCGTCAGATCGAAGGGCTTCGGCAGGTAATCGTAGGCGCCCTTCTCGGATGCCTTGATCGCCGTCATGAAGGTGTTCTGCGCACTCATGACCAGCACCGGCAGATCCGGCCGCGCCTTCTTGATGCGCGGCAGCAGATCGAAGGCGTTCTCGTCGGGCATGATGACGTCGGTCACCACAAGATCGCCCTCGCCCGCCGAAACCCAGCGCCAGAGCGTGGCGGCGTTCGAGGTGATGCGGACATCGTAGCCTGCGCGGCTGAGCGCCTGATTGAGCACCGTACGAATTGCCGCATCGTCATCTGCGACGAGAATCGTTGCTGTCATCGAGAAGTTCCTGTGGGGTTTGCAATTGCCGCGTCATCGGAAGAGGCATCCTTGGATGCCGGCATCAGGACACGGAAGGTGGTCTTGTTGTTCTGGCTGTCGCATTCGATGATGCCACCATGGTCGCCGATGATCTTGGCGACCAGAGCAAGGCCAAGGCCGCTGCCATTGGTCTTGGTGGTGATGAAGGGATCGAAGAGATGCGGCAGCAGGTCGGAGGGCACGCCCGGACCATTGTCCTGCACGCAGAACTCCAGCGGCAGCGAGATTTTTTCGCGGGTGCCGGCGACGGAGAGGCGGATGCCGGGACGATAGGCGGTCGTCAGCAGGATCTCGCCGTCCTGCCGTTCACCGACAGCCTCGGCGGCGTTCTTCACCAGATTGAGGAAGACCTGCACCAGCTGGTCGCGATTGGCATAAACGGCCGGCAGCGACGGATCGTAATTCTCGGTGATGCGGATCTGGCGGGCAAATCCTGCCTTGGCCACGGCCTTCACATGATCGAGGACCGAATGGATGTTGACCGGAACGCGATCGACGGGGCGCTCGTCGGAGAAGACTTCCATACGGTCGACAAGCGAGACGATGCGGTCGGTCTCGTCGCAGATCAGCCGGGTCAGCGCCCGGTCCTCATCGACGGCCGATTGTTCCAGCAGCTGTGCCGCGCCGCGGATGCCGGAGAGCGGGTTTTTGATTTCATGCGCCAGCATCGAGGCCAGCCCGGTGACGGAGCGCGCCGCGGCGCGATGGGTCAGCTGACGATCGATCTTGTCGGCCATCGAACGTTCCTGGAAGACGACGACGACGGAGCCCGGGGCACTGATGACAGGGGCGACATAGAGATCGACCAGTTTGTCCTGGCCAAGCCGCGGCGAGCTCAGATCGACGCGATACTCGTTGACCGGAGCGCGACGCTCTCGGACCTGATCGATCAGCGCCAGCAGCGGGCTGCCGAAAGGAATGAAGGTCGAGATCCTGTAGCGCGCCAGATGCGAGGCACTGGCGCCGAAGAAGGCTTCGGCCTCCCAATTGGCGAAGGCGACGAGCCCCTGCTCATCCACCATGATGACGGGGTTCTGGATGGCGTTCAGCACTGCCATCGCTACGCCACTCGTCTGATCGGCCTGCGTCTTGTCCGTCATGCCGCCTCCCGGCTCTGAACTGCCTCTGCACCTGCAGAGAGCGCATCGTGAAGCCGCCGCTCCACCTCCAGCGGCTGGTTCGAAGTCATGATCGCCGCCCTGTCTTCCCGGAAAGGCCTGGGGCGTATCGTTCGAGATACCAGCCGAGATGCTTGCGGGAGTGGCGGATGGCGACATGCTCGCCGTAGAATTCCAGCATCATCCGGTAGTGCTCGACCGCAATATCGGCGATCTCCGCGCTTTCCGGACCGGCAGCACCGGCCAGCACACCGGCATGCCACGGACGGCCCTGGCAGCCGCGGCCGATCATCACCGCATCGGCGCCCGAGCGGCGGAGAATTTCTTGGGCATCTTCGGGCGTGTTGACATCGCCGTTGGCGATCAGCGGCACCGAGACGACATCGCTGACGGCGCGGATCGCGTCCCAATCCGCCTTGCCCTCGTAGAACTGCATGCGCGTTCGGCCATGGATGGTGATCAGCTGGATGCCTGCCTCCTCGGCACGCTTGGCGATATCAGGGGCGTTCAGCGAATTCTCGTCCCAGCCGAGGCGCATCTTCAGCGTGACAGGGATATCGACAGCCTTCACGGTCGCCTCGATCAGCGTCAGGGCGTGATCGGGATCGCGCATCAGCGCCGAGCCGGAATAGCCGCCGATCACCTTCTTGGCCGGGCAGCCCATGTTGATGTCGATGATATCGGCGCCTGCATCGGCGGCGACCTTGGCCGCCTCGCCCATCCAATAGGCTTCGCGCCCGGCAAGCTGCACCATATGCGGCTTGAAGCCGGCAGCCTTCAGGCGCGACCAGGATTCGGCGGTGTTATTGACCAGCTCGCGGCTCGCCACCATCTCGGTGACGACGAGGCCGGCGCCATAGCGCCAGGCCAGCTGCCGGAACGGCATATCCGTGACGCCGGACATCGGCGCCAGCGCGACGCGGTTGCGCACGGAGACGTTTCCGATCTGCAATGGCGCTGCTAGGTTCACTGGATGCAATTGATTATCTTTCAGGCACACAATATTGCTGCACTATTTTTAGCCATAGACGAATGGCTTGCCAAGAGGCTTTGGTTGGAATTGATATTTTTCGGGCAGATGCTGGAAAGCCGATGACCAAGGCTATAGAGCACTTACGTCGCTTTCTGCATATTTTAGGGATTTATGCCGCAAATGCATTCGAAGCAACCACTATCGGCCGGGATCGTCGTCGTCGCCGCGGGGCGCGGCGAGCGTGCTGGTGCCTCCGTCGAAGGGCCGAAGCAGTATCGCATGGTCGGCGGCAAGCCGGTTATTGCCCATACGCTTGAAAACTTCATGACATGGGAGCACGCCGCCCATATCGTCGTGGTCATCCATCCCGACGACGAGGCGCTGTTCGACAAGGCGCTGCGCCATATCCTTTCGGCGACGCCGATCGAGGCGGTGCATGGCGGCGCGACGCGCCAGCAATCGGTGCTAGCCGGCCTGCGTCATCTCAAGAACAAGGGCATCAGCCACGTTCTCATTCACG encodes the following:
- the hfq gene encoding RNA chaperone Hfq — encoded protein: MAERSQNLQDLFLNTVRKQKISLTIFLINGVKLTGVVTSFDNFCVLLRRDGHSQLVYKHAISTIMPGQPMQMFESEEAAS
- a CDS encoding D-amino-acid transaminase, with the protein product MPRISYVNGQYVTHSEAAVHIEDRGYQFADGVYEVCEIRHGYIVDITRHLDRLHRSLSELRIAAPMSRAAMVHVIRETVRRNKVKNGLFYMQVTRGVARRDHVFPAEGTKPSIVITAKSTDASVIAKKNANGIKAVTVSDNRWDRVDIKTVGLLPNVMARQQAKEAGAQEAIYVDRDGFVTEGAATNVWFVDADGTLVTRPAEHGILKGITRTTLLDVGAKLGLKVAERKFTVAEMLAAREVFITAATSICFPVVSIDGQTIANGHPGSVSQNIREAFFDVAEKIAI
- a CDS encoding PAS domain-containing sensor histidine kinase codes for the protein MKQDAASPAAGEEGVAIVTDRRALFALPGLMLAGGALLCATATLFVLLGFTPIEPTSRVVITSVVVNSFFVLGLMALIGREVARLMKARTRGRAAARLHIRIVVLFSLVAITPAILVALFASITLNAGLDRWFSLRTQSIVSSSRNVGQAYMMENASYLQGQTVSMANDLERNRTLYNLDRTGFADLMTRQARGRGLLGAFLVESNGAVITQADIKTEKPLPAIPQDALTKAAAGQPTLIPPGVTNLVGAIIKLESIPDAFLYTVRAVDPKVMGAMRLMQENASEYQSMEAGRVSLQIAFAVLYIGFALIVLLAAIWTAIAVADRIVRPIRLLITAADSVASGNMDIVVPVHAVDGDVANLSRTFNKMISEIRTQRDEILEAKDEVDDRRRFIEAVLSGVTAAVIGVESDRRITIVNSSAETLMALEAPDMLGKQLSDIAPEVDQVLTEAAQRYRGDFRKQIALVRGGTVRTLSVQVTREEVRESGESYVITLDDITDLVIAQRSTAWGDVARRIAHEIKNPLTPIQLSAERIQRRYGKQINQDDKTVFDQCTDTIIRQVGDIGRMVDEFSAFARMPKPTKEPSDLRDILRDAMFLREMGNTHVSFLQELGERPLEGMFDSRMLGQAFGNLIKNAVEAIEAVPSEERDERKVLVRAAMDEGRDRFTVDVIDNGRGLPVENRHSILEPYMTMREKGTGLGLAIVKKIIEEHGGQLELHDAPAEFDQGRGAMIRVHLPRLEPASSAPAESDKESVYGL
- the ntrC gene encoding nitrogen regulation protein NR(I), translating into MTATILVADDDAAIRTVLNQALSRAGYDVRITSNAATLWRWVSAGEGDLVVTDVIMPDENAFDLLPRIKKARPDLPVLVMSAQNTFMTAIKASEKGAYDYLPKPFDLTELIGIIGRALAEPKKKPAKLDEDMQDGMPLVGRSAAMQEIYRVLARLMQTDLTLMITGESGTGKELVARALHDYGKRRNGPFVAINMAAIPRDLIESELFGHEKGAFTGAQNRSTGRFEQAEGGTLFLDEIGDMPMDAQTRLLRVLQQGEYTTVGGRTPIRTDVRIVAATNKDLKQAINQGLFREDLYYRLNVVPLRLPPLRDRAEDIPDLVRHFIQQAEKEGLGTKRFDQEALELMKAYAWPGNVRELENLIRRLMALYPQDVITREIIESELRSDVPDSPIDKGPIRSGSMTIAQAVEENMRTYFASFGENLPPPGLYDRVLTELEYPLILAALTATRGNQIKAADLLGLNRNTLRKKIRELGVSVYRSSRTA
- a CDS encoding nitrogen regulation protein NR(II), which gives rise to MTDKTQADQTSGVAMAVLNAIQNPVIMVDEQGLVAFANWEAEAFFGASASHLARYRISTFIPFGSPLLALIDQVRERRAPVNEYRVDLSSPRLGQDKLVDLYVAPVISAPGSVVVVFQERSMADKIDRQLTHRAAARSVTGLASMLAHEIKNPLSGIRGAAQLLEQSAVDEDRALTRLICDETDRIVSLVDRMEVFSDERPVDRVPVNIHSVLDHVKAVAKAGFARQIRITENYDPSLPAVYANRDQLVQVFLNLVKNAAEAVGERQDGEILLTTAYRPGIRLSVAGTREKISLPLEFCVQDNGPGVPSDLLPHLFDPFITTKTNGSGLGLALVAKIIGDHGGIIECDSQNNKTTFRVLMPASKDASSDDAAIANPTGTSR